The following coding sequences lie in one Bos taurus isolate L1 Dominette 01449 registration number 42190680 breed Hereford chromosome 28, ARS-UCD2.0, whole genome shotgun sequence genomic window:
- the CHCHD1 gene encoding small ribosomal subunit protein mS37: protein MATPSLRGRLARLGNPRKPILKPNKPLILANHVGERRREKGEATCITEMSIMMACWKQNEFRDEACKKEIRDFFDCASRAEAARKMRSIQEDLGELGSLPPRKLNKLLQRFPNKPHLS from the exons ATGGCGACGCCAAGCCTCCGGGGTCGGCTAGCACGGCTTGGGAATCCGCGGAAGCCTATACTGAAGCCCAATAAGCCTCTCATCCTAGCTAACCATGTCGGGGAACGGCGCCGGGAGAAGGGCG AGGCGACCTGTATCACGGAGATGTCGATAATGATGGCTTGCTGGAAGCAGAATGAATTCCGCGACGAAGCGTGCAAAAAAGAGATCCGCGACTTCTTCGATTGTGCTTCGAGGGCTGAG GCAGCCCGAAAAATGAGATCAATCCAGGAGGATCTGGGAGAGTTGGGGAGTTTACCTCCCAGGAAGTTGAATAAGCTGTTACAGAGGTTTCCTAACAAGCCTCACCTCAGCTGA